In Mucilaginibacter celer, one DNA window encodes the following:
- the sucC gene encoding ADP-forming succinate--CoA ligase subunit beta, with amino-acid sequence MNIHEYQGKAILKSYGVRVQEGIVADTVEQAVEAAQKMKEDFGSDWVVIKAQIHAGGRGKGGGVKLAKNVDQVKEHAGNIIGMQLVTPQTGPEGKKVKKVLVAQDVYYPGESATKEFYMSVLLDRARGRNIIMYSTEGGMDIEEVAHSTPELIFKEEIDPKVGLQGFQTRKIAFNLGLEGEAFKDMTKFIAALYKAYEGTDSSQFEINPVLKTSDNKILAVDAKVNLDDNALYRHPDYAALRDTDEEDPTEVEASKSNLNYVKLDGNVGCMVNGAGLAMATMDIIKIAGGEPANFLDVGGTANAQTVKAGFNIILSDPNVKAILINIFGGIVRCDRVAQGVIDAYNEIGNIPVPIIVRLQGTNAAEAKELIDNSGLKVYSAILLKEAADRVKEVLAL; translated from the coding sequence ATGAATATTCACGAATATCAGGGTAAAGCTATATTAAAAAGCTATGGCGTTAGAGTTCAGGAAGGCATTGTAGCCGATACTGTTGAGCAGGCTGTTGAGGCTGCCCAAAAAATGAAAGAAGACTTCGGTTCGGACTGGGTTGTTATCAAAGCTCAGATACATGCAGGCGGCCGTGGTAAAGGCGGTGGTGTTAAACTGGCCAAAAATGTTGACCAGGTAAAAGAACATGCCGGTAACATCATCGGTATGCAACTGGTTACTCCGCAAACCGGACCAGAAGGTAAAAAAGTTAAGAAGGTTTTAGTAGCTCAGGATGTTTACTATCCTGGCGAAAGCGCTACCAAAGAGTTTTACATGAGCGTACTGCTTGACCGCGCCCGTGGCCGCAACATCATTATGTATAGTACCGAAGGTGGTATGGATATCGAGGAAGTTGCACACTCAACTCCCGAATTGATATTTAAAGAAGAGATTGATCCTAAAGTTGGTTTACAGGGCTTTCAAACCCGTAAAATTGCCTTTAACCTTGGCCTTGAAGGCGAGGCGTTTAAGGATATGACCAAATTTATTGCCGCTTTATACAAAGCCTATGAAGGTACCGATTCATCGCAATTTGAAATTAACCCGGTTTTAAAAACCTCTGATAATAAAATTTTAGCCGTTGACGCTAAAGTAAACCTTGACGACAACGCGTTATACCGTCACCCGGATTATGCTGCTCTGCGTGATACCGACGAGGAAGACCCAACCGAGGTTGAAGCAAGCAAATCAAACCTTAACTATGTAAAACTTGACGGTAACGTTGGTTGTATGGTTAACGGTGCAGGTTTAGCTATGGCTACCATGGATATCATTAAAATTGCAGGCGGCGAGCCGGCTAACTTTTTGGACGTAGGTGGTACTGCTAACGCGCAAACTGTAAAAGCAGGTTTCAATATCATCCTGTCTGATCCAAACGTTAAAGCTATCCTGATCAACATCTTCGGTGGTATTGTTCGTTGCGATCGTGTTGCGCAAGGTGTTATTGATGCTTATAACGAGATCGGTAATATCCCTGTGCCAATCATCGTTCGTTTGCAAGGCACCAACGCTGCCGAGGCTAAAGAACTGATTGATAACTCAGGCCTGAAAGTTTACTCGGCTATCTTGCTGAAAGAAGCTGCTGACCGCGTTAAAGAAGTGTTGGCGCTTTAA
- a CDS encoding HAD family hydrolase, which yields MEYKDIDKRKTAFIFELDDVLFPGKDYYFQVYYLFANMLEYVELTDAKAATKVLTDTYIAEGKDAAFNNLAQQFPEAEQYRDKFENQLLTAKLPLKLLLYQNMLTLMQEIVVDRKKLFIVTNGNIQEQINKIKQTEWHGLEKYLRCYFAEETAPKPEPDVIELLMKDNNLQRRDIIMIGNSQADILCAEACGVDYINVEEFL from the coding sequence ATGGAATATAAGGACATAGATAAACGTAAAACCGCTTTTATTTTTGAGCTGGATGATGTACTTTTTCCCGGGAAGGATTATTATTTCCAGGTTTATTACCTGTTTGCCAATATGCTTGAGTACGTTGAACTTACCGATGCCAAAGCGGCAACCAAAGTGCTTACAGATACGTATATAGCAGAAGGAAAGGATGCCGCGTTTAATAATTTAGCACAACAGTTTCCGGAAGCCGAGCAATACCGCGACAAGTTTGAAAACCAGCTTCTGACAGCGAAATTGCCGTTAAAACTGCTTTTATACCAAAATATGCTTACCTTGATGCAGGAAATAGTGGTTGACCGTAAGAAGCTGTTCATTGTAACCAACGGAAACATCCAGGAGCAGATTAACAAAATAAAGCAAACCGAATGGCATGGTTTGGAAAAATACCTGAGGTGTTATTTTGCTGAAGAAACTGCCCCCAAACCCGAACCCGATGTAATTGAATTACTGATGAAGGATAATAATTTGCAACGGCGTGATATAATAATGATAGGTAATTCGCAAGCCGACATCTTATGTGCAGAAGCCTGCGGGGTTGACTATATTAATGTTGAAGAGTTTTTATAA
- a CDS encoding sigma-70 family RNA polymerase sigma factor has translation MRQLKITQSITNRESQSLDKYLHEIGKVDLITAEEEVILAQKIREGDQAALERLTKTNLRFVVSVAKQYQNQGLTLGDLINEGNLGLIKAAKRFDETKGFKFISYAVWWIRQSILQAIAEQSRIVRLPLNQVGSLSKISKAFSKLEQEYEREPSPEELADILETTVDKISDTLSNSGRHVSMDAPFVQGEENTLLDVLENQEPNTDSILINESLSEEIKRSLSTLTEREREIIVLFFGLGTNHPLSLEEIGEKFNLTRERVRQIKDKALQRLRHTSRSKILKSYLG, from the coding sequence ATGAGACAACTCAAAATAACGCAATCCATTACCAATCGCGAGTCGCAGTCACTTGATAAATATCTGCACGAGATTGGTAAGGTAGACCTGATAACCGCTGAAGAAGAAGTAATTTTAGCTCAAAAAATCCGCGAGGGCGACCAGGCGGCTTTAGAACGTTTAACTAAAACCAACCTCCGCTTTGTTGTATCCGTTGCTAAACAATACCAAAACCAGGGCTTAACGCTGGGCGATTTGATTAACGAGGGTAACCTTGGTTTGATCAAGGCTGCCAAACGTTTTGACGAAACTAAAGGTTTTAAGTTCATTTCGTATGCCGTATGGTGGATCCGCCAGTCGATATTGCAGGCTATTGCCGAGCAATCGCGTATTGTGCGTTTACCGTTAAACCAGGTAGGTTCATTAAGTAAAATAAGCAAGGCTTTCTCAAAATTAGAGCAGGAATACGAGCGCGAACCATCGCCCGAAGAACTTGCCGACATTTTGGAAACCACCGTTGATAAGATCTCTGATACTTTAAGCAATTCAGGCCGCCATGTTTCGATGGATGCGCCGTTTGTTCAGGGCGAAGAAAACACGCTGCTGGATGTACTGGAAAACCAGGAACCCAACACTGATTCCATCCTGATTAACGAGTCGTTATCTGAAGAGATTAAACGTTCGCTCTCAACCCTTACCGAGCGTGAGCGTGAGATCATTGTGTTGTTTTTCGGTTTAGGTACCAACCACCCGCTATCGTTGGAAGAAATAGGCGAAAAATTTAACCTTACCCGCGAGCGTGTTCGCCAGATTAAGGATAAGGCTTTGCAACGCCTGCGCCATACGTCAAGGAGCAAGATCCTGAAATCGTACTTAGGTTAA
- a CDS encoding ABC transporter ATP-binding protein has product MLIATSIHKSYGQLQILKGVDLEVQKGEIVTIVGASGAGKSSLLNILGTLDRADSGTLTINGLELSKLNNKQLSDFRNRQIGFIFQFHHLLAEFSAIENVCIPAFIAGKSKTEAEKRAGELLDLLGLKDRLHHKPNQLSGGEQQRVAVARALINRPALIFADEPSGNLDSVNALELHELFIKLKNEFKHTFVIVTHNEDLANLSDRTVTMKDGLIVNGH; this is encoded by the coding sequence ATGCTGATAGCAACATCCATTCACAAATCATACGGGCAGCTTCAAATACTTAAAGGGGTTGACCTTGAAGTACAAAAAGGCGAAATTGTAACCATAGTAGGTGCATCCGGCGCAGGCAAAAGCTCATTATTAAATATATTAGGTACGCTTGATAGGGCCGATTCAGGTACTTTAACCATCAACGGCCTCGAATTGAGTAAACTCAACAACAAACAATTAAGCGATTTCCGTAACCGGCAAATAGGCTTTATTTTTCAGTTTCACCATTTATTAGCCGAATTCAGCGCGATAGAAAACGTGTGTATCCCCGCTTTTATAGCAGGCAAATCAAAAACCGAAGCCGAAAAACGTGCCGGCGAATTATTGGATTTGTTGGGCCTGAAAGATCGGCTGCATCACAAACCTAACCAGCTATCAGGCGGCGAACAGCAGCGTGTGGCTGTAGCGAGAGCTCTCATTAACAGGCCGGCACTTATTTTTGCCGATGAACCATCGGGCAATCTTGATTCTGTGAATGCACTCGAACTTCATGAGCTGTTTATCAAACTTAAAAACGAGTTTAAACACACCTTTGTTATTGTTACCCATAACGAAGACCTTGCAAATCTGTCGGACAGGACGGTGACCATGAAAGACGGATTAATTGTAAACGGGCATTGA